Part of the Camelus dromedarius isolate mCamDro1 chromosome 11, mCamDro1.pat, whole genome shotgun sequence genome is shown below.
gtggggaagtccgagtgtgacaactccagggggccagtcagaggggccccctgctctttttcatgcattttacctccaggaccgtatcctgttctcagagtgaagatcataggaaaactcctcatggttcctgccaggaaaggaaaaaatagctctattgaaatacacccagaacattctcttccattgtggcgggttgtgttttttttttttttttaatgagaaattattttaccagagcctaacctacctgggggaagggaaataccttctgtgtcacccaaattggggtgggggaaagagacacacttgtggaggtcacagctcagggcacaggctcaatgagaactaatcacaggactacaaatgccctgctctgtcccgctcccccaacaccttacctccatgtcagtagggcccctgtgtaataacaggaataaaattaaaagaagtaaatgtctcaggagtgtctagggaaaacccaaagacagcggggagatgaaaacaaggacacacggTTGGCTTTAGCCTCTCGCacgaatagctgtagcaaactacacacagcccagccccagtagataaacagaaaacctcacagaagaaactatttattttggttctcttacccagtgcattccatggtgcatcctcgcctagaattgagtggaagcaagtccatctcagaagggacatacctgaagagaaatggctttccagactctgaagggcagagaaagcaccagcctgggttagagaaaggtgaggggtggggtagggggtgggctgccttcttccccaaataaggaaccttcctgaggccagcacagtgggagggagggccatagggtggaagcagccagacttcttcctgagaagtgataggatgcctccaagggaccattcaggtgcccaaacTCTGTCCTGATGGTaggagccagtcggtctgcctcagagcccaggactgaggtgggcgcacagcaggccggtcttacttggcaggatcaatttcacttctccgaaaccccgtgtaaaacatgaagcgtggacgacctggtgagcacagctctgccctcaagaccggtttcaactcctctcttcccagagaacagcatctctgagcccgtcctgggtgacttcacagagatcaccctagtggcccaggctagtgaccgggaacatgtaccttcctgcagccaaccccagacgtccactgatgcatcatatactggcaaagatgtgagttcctgtgcattggtctaacagcagagactctgccacaggcccaagaggtggtgtgtgggacaagcaggggtgcaggagtgtacgcagtgcaaaggtgtaagtggtggcaggggtgcaggggctgtggagggtgcaggcagttcaggggatgcgggggtgcaggcagtgcggaagggcagagagtggcaggggtgcagaggtacagggagtgtaggggtgcaggaaggtgctcaggcacgtggccagggtcagaaggcaagtgcacatcctcgcagtcagcctgaccccgggagattagtgcaatggtctggggtggcggagggggcggcggcggcggcggcggcggcggtgggtgggaggctgcccgggcaagccggtcgatttcttctcttccctgcagcctggcctgggggggcgttggccgccggagattcgccagatgttggactccaggtaagcttgctcctgggtggtggggcggttaggtcagggggcggtggcagcggcaagggggcggagcggggctgcccctggcgaactgatggaatagctgccttctcccggctgccgggcctgggagcggcctctgctgccccaggtcgctgcacacacctgtcccactcagcaagctgagtggggagtgggggcggTGTCGTTAAGGTGCAGGGCCCACGGGGATAGGGGGGCTGCCGCACGGAAGCCGGTCAATTCGCTccgctctcccccgcggcggagccaggggcggcttctgctgccgtagaggcgggacgccggtctccaggtgagcttggtcctgggaggcggcggcggcggcggcggctgggggttggggtccgttccagggagctgctccatttcttctctcccccgcggcctggcctgggggcgacctctgccgccagagatttgcctgaggtccgactccaggtgagcttgctcctgggagatgggtgcggtgcagtcagggggctgggaaggtggtggctgcggggatagggaggctgccccgggggagcttgaggattagctcccatgtctgtgccgcgtggcctgcaggcggcctctgctgcgccaggtcccgggacaaccctttcccactttgcctgctgggggcgggaggcagggtagtcagggtgcacgggtggcgggggtcgggggcctgcagcgggggagcgggcacatttgctcccatcttccccgcggcttatCCTGGGGGCGGTGTCTCTTGCCCTGGGTTAagagacacgtgtatcctagtcagcctggccccaggaggcgggcGTGTTACGTTgcgggtggtggcagcagcggcaggttttcccatggagccggtccatttgctcccatttctccccatggtttgccctgggggcggtccctgttgtccctagttcgccggacgtccctctccaggtcagcctgctccctagaggtggccaccgtgaggtcagggggcaggagcggtggctgctgtgggggtagggggctgccttggggagctggtggattggctcccgtctccccgatggcctggtgtgggagtggcctctcctgcctcagatcaccagacacacctgtcccatttagcctgctgggggaggggcgccctgggAAGTGCCTTTAAAGTGTGGGGGAGGCGACGGCAGgggtagaggacctgcagcgcggagcctgtcaatttgctctcctcttccccacggccAAACCTGGGGGTgtactctgctgcccaagaagccggatgcccgtctccaggtcagcttgctcctgggaggcgggcgcgatgctgtcgaggggcagaggcagctgcgacggccggctgccccgcctaatggggccacttcttctcctctcccctgacctggcctggggacggcctctcccgcccaagattagcctgaaaccccacacccggtcaggttgctcctgggaggtgggcgcggtgacatcaggggttggagaggaggggggtctgcccctggcgggctggaggataagctcccatctctctggaggcctgacgtgggggtggcctctgctgcccctcattcccgggtcacccttctccaggacatattgccccgggggtgctgtaggctgcgggggcggcgggttgttggcgggggtatggagcttgccgcttgggagctggtggtttagatcccatttcccccgcagcttggcctgggggcagcctctgttgccccaggtcgcaaagcactgtttccctgacagcttaaccaccggaagtgggcaggatgtgctgagggggcggaggcagccgccaaggcagcgacggagggggctgtccctggccagccggtcaatttgttcccatctcaacatttgctgtcccagtttcgcaggacgcccttctccagtttatccttctcctgggaggtaggctcagtgcatgcagcccaaggtctgggctctcccctggggaggggcagaactctcttcttcttctttgtctttattcttcagcaaagtggttactggccccaattcttaattctgagaaagtgtagcctgtgttacggaggagctgctggacagtgaggtttctgggtgggttttcacatcacctgatgccccaggcaggcaggaaatctattacttagagcttcttagtctggagttgggggatggccccgccatcctcaccatgctttttaaaaatgtgttactcccctctttttcctaggtgacattttaggttattgggtcccagattgctggcacactcatccctgttctcaaacatcttttaaacttgggtgaagtgataagttggggaagaagatgatttactgaaaggtaagaatacttaaatttgcattaaagctacattctgtcaatctttctcaaatgatttttctctgattctaaatccatgacctagtgaatgttgtactcctgtgtaaatcattgatcttcacatcacacttgttgagtggtcaacgaaatttgttatttagattattcctgaaaggaaaagctcaggcttttgagaattccttgtctgatgtcacccaggcagtcacagtagaagacagagctgatataaaaatccctcacctgcctgaactgcaaaacttctgggattactgatccctgaaatgcaggtgactcttgatgataatctgggggatggtttacatgatcagattcttccagtcctgtaaatgggttccgtggccccagccccgggagagctggtcataagggccatatcgtgaggggtgggatgggaaggcaaggtctaagagctggcatcactgagattccacactcgctatacacagaccccagagcctaattgttgtcaggttctgttctggatttgagagtgtgttcggacatgattcttgcccttcaggggtcactgcctgggtggaagtaacctttacataaatctggggaggatgacaattaagtagatgggctgttatgattctcagtgtgcccaggctcgctcttccaggcactcgtgggactaacgagagtcatgttattcactcatacactgatttattacccttgaattgatcatttgtcccacagtaagtgaaacaagcgatgaggaacctgagttttgtcccctttcctagcactgattgtatctgtcagtcaggcgccctgcgtatgcattgtgaaatggtggtatttcttgcccaatgggactgcactgtcagttctgagaatcaggggagacacgtgggtaggacagcacactgacacatatggcaccccccccaccccatgagacagcattgtcgatgctcaggtgacccgaagtagaccgcggtgctaaacctgagcatgtttagtgatcttggtggctatgaaaatacagactgccgGTCCCTacttctggagactctgagggtgtgcaccccagaattctgcattttaagaagcactttaactaattctgatgaagatgatctgagtgtcccactgagaaacactggtgtgcgatgcaccagtattgaggattctcagggagcgatgacttttcaggatggtccaagggccctcacgagacttttgccttgggtgtaattgtatgtgttcgaaagtgatgtctctcacttccagtgcttgtcagcatgctctgtgcagggatttgctctcagcagatatcaaaaactataagtcttcaggtcaccgagctagagtgtgagcgatcttttattttggttttctttattgcaatgcggagtctcccgagaagagattcagactgaacagctttgtgtcggactttggaagaccgctggtgcccaaggggttctctggcagcacaatgacgaatctaggtccctctttcactgctacgtcaatgaagtggaccgcttggacaaggccaaagctggtatcccaaccatagcccttgacagtgatgttcggctccaggaagccatcagatgcagcaggtggccagaggaggagccgaacgggctcatgaaatgtgacacccccagcttcatcaacacggaccagaactcttcctttggggaagatgatctcctgattttggaaccacctattgttctagaaaataagccagttgcccagacctcacacaaagacttgaattggaaatgtgctttgtcaagtgtttctctgaagatgtgaagtctgtctttgtatggcaggaagtcccctttcacaaaattgtatgtgtttgtgtctgagagagagaaatggagacagacagaaagacggagacagaagagagccccctcagaagagagctagttaaggtgagtttttgtgccttagtaaacatttggggttttggggggaacaaagtatttacactgtctcattctcctcgttggaaaccttggccccgtcCTCAGTGTCAGCGGCCTTGAACGGGGGTTGCCATGGTGCttttcatctggcgctgccacttccacgctctgcctttagcacgttgctttgcctcccagggctgccaccctttaaactgtaaggtgaggagtctggagtagatgatccatcccagctctgctgttttgcaaatttctgatttcgtattcggatgaggctgggatacacccagagcagtataaaccaggccctacctcctgtctcttgctggggcatccctcaggtctgtgccttctactcaagcctttactgagcccagcttttgtcaggagcccaagtgcctaccgggatggcaggagacctgtctctcgtggtcacggtggccgacatttctattggttgtgctgaaacagctcttctgagatcctccggccacccttgctccaacctgaggacagacctaccgttcctttcctaggaggaggatcaatccatgctgcattttatgacaatcctgtccccaggaatgcacggaaggttatcagctgagtgaggggaagtgcctctgtgtctctgtgtccctgtatctctgtctgctcacagtgccctgccaccggctactgaacaagaaaagtgctatacaccatgctgtgtcttttgcagatgtgtaggtgatggtcttgtggctcatgtgtgggctttgtgctgggatggtgaagggcttataaatacctcatcaacatgtattcgaggtgacctggtgccacacagacttgattcatgaaggcatcaagcctgcacactggtttggaaacaacttggttttgatcagtcacactgcatgcatgactcactgctgatctctgggtggttttttcattttagatttattcacccagtgtcttgcttaagctgaaaaatacatttatttcactagaatattctcagattctttgttttcacacatccagttgtttaattcctttaaaaatcattttgtgtttataatgcctcctaatatctatcatctctaggttcccagtggcctgagccatgcaccagatttgatgtaggaactgttccaccaaaagaaatccctttgccataatatcttttgaggaaaatattattctttaaggctctaacagtaaatcgtagaacaaagcatggaacatttattgtagttaatacatgttcatgcaaaaagaaatgatattttcattaaacaatgttgattttaataacttttactaatgtgaatattattactcataatttaagtaaccaaataaaaccacagttatttattatgaagtttgaaaactatttacactgtctctcaattagaggtagctttattagaagactgaaaggtatttaaaagatggaaaaatacccatgatgacaccatcatttttattaactaaatatcaagaactgtgcagggttaagatttaaccctctgcaagctgtcaagttagcatgaggtagtttgtggatgctgccagaagacaggagactcccccaggttcagagacaaagaacttcttgccagcacagcaggcagcttggggttcatgttcatgttggttcctgagtttctttcctgttgctgttgtaacaaaagaccacagactcagtggcttaaagcaatacacattcatcatctcactgttctattgtgcagaagtgcaaagtcattgtcagtgggctaaaacctacgtgtggccaaggctacgttccacaccgaggctctagggagggattcgtcttcctacctttcccagcttgcagaggtgttcacactccttggcccagggccctgtgtcactgtgacctctgctgccactttacatctctgtctctgactatatagatataaaggaagagtcttctacatctggtatggaccctttttcctaaatggacattgtatctctatttatgtgcagattaaaaccccttccctccagggtgtggtggcatcagctcacaagattaccactctgggctttaagtgtcctctttgtattgtcacctgggaacttctctttccatagttagctctgtgttacatttgttgttgtattttacctggcattactgaaagttttacttaaaagggatcctaattagctcggtttacctgtttccagagctgaaagcttcagttctcgagtatctgtttgatttctcttaaaaatacattccagtatatttctctggtgaaagtctttaccctgttgtctattctcccataatttccttattttcttgaatatattaaaagtattttatagcctttattggtaactctgatgcctacatcacctgggggtttgcatcctttgtctaatgtttcttattctcatattatccgttatatagtcttgacatgttgcatgtcttgaaattctttattacatggcagacattgcaaatgaaaaatccatatgatattttccgtgagaggttttctacct
Proteins encoded:
- the LOC135322438 gene encoding uncharacterized protein LOC135322438 isoform X3, with the protein product MSVTSLSLPHLLLQIEQDPGGITKPVPSAILCVMSCDPVDAQHPPAEETDCLRYMKGEDTYYPHGAQVGLGVCCLYSRWARVALGIPVPEFLQYTRCLFPNLQNWNDVNHPAVHSMVHPRLELSGSKSISEGTYLKRNGFPDSEGQRKHQPGLEKENSISEPVLGDFTEITLVAQASDREHVPSCSQPQTSTDASYTGKDPGLGGRWPPEIRQMLDSRGGFCCRRGGTPVSR
- the LOC135322438 gene encoding uncharacterized protein LOC135322438 isoform X1 — encoded protein: MSVTSLSLPHLLLQIEQDPGGITKPVPSAILCVMSCDPVDAQHPPAEETDCLRYMKGEDTYYPHGAQVGLGVCCLYSRWARVALGIPVPEFLQYTRCLFPNLQNWNDVNHPAVHSMVHPRLELSGSKSISEGTYLKRNGFPDSEGQRKHQPGLEKENSISEPVLGDFTEITLVAQASDREHVPSCSQPQTSTDASYTGKDPGLGGRWPPEIRQMLDSSLTTGSGQDVLRGRRQPPRQRRRGLSLASRSICSHLNICCPSFAGRPSPVYPSPGR
- the LOC135322438 gene encoding uncharacterized protein LOC135322438 isoform X6 yields the protein MSVTSLSLPHLLLQIEQDPGGITKPVPSAILCVMSCDPVDAQHPPAEETDCLRYMKVHSMVHPRLELSGSKSISEGTYLKRNGFPDSEGQRKHQPGLEKENSISEPVLGDFTEITLVAQASDREHVPSCSQPQTSTDASYTGKDPGLGGRWPPEIRQMLDSSLTTGSGQDVLRGRRQPPRQRRRGLSLASRSICSHLNICCPSFAGRPSPVYPSPGR
- the LOC135322438 gene encoding uncharacterized protein LOC135322438 isoform X2 — encoded protein: MSCDPVDAQHPPAEETDCLRYMKGEDTYYPHGAQVGLGVCCLYSRWARVALGIPVPEFLQYTRCLFPNLQNWNDVNHPAVHSMVHPRLELSGSKSISEGTYLKRNGFPDSEGQRKHQPGLEKENSISEPVLGDFTEITLVAQASDREHVPSCSQPQTSTDASYTGKDPGLGGRWPPEIRQMLDSSLTTGSGQDVLRGRRQPPRQRRRGLSLASRSICSHLNICCPSFAGRPSPVYPSPGR
- the LOC135322438 gene encoding uncharacterized protein LOC135322438 isoform X4 translates to MSVTSLSLPHLLLQIEQDPGGITKPVPSAILCVMSCDPVDAQHPPAEETDCLRYMKGEDTYYPHGAQVGLGVCCLYSRWARVALGIPVPEFLQYTRCLFPNLQNWNDVNHPAVHSMVHPRLELSGSKSISEGTYLKRNGFPDSEGQRKHQPGLEKENSISEPVLGDFTEITLVAQASDREHVPSCSQPQTSTDASYTGKDPGLGGRWPPEIRQMLDSSQGRLLLP